GGGCCGTCTGCCTCTACCTCCTGGCGTCTCGCCGGCGCGACCGCCGGCGCTTGACCCATTTCTCCAGCTCCACGGCCACGAACACCACCCCGGACAAGAGCACCGTCATCCCCAGATCGGCGGGTGACAGGGGCACGGTCCGGAACACCTGGTTCAGGAAAGGCACATAGATGGTGGCCAGCTGCAGCCCGAAGGTGACGGCCACGGCAGCCAGCAGGAAGAGGTTGGAGCGCAGGCCCTGGCGGAAGAGGGACTGCTCCTCGGAGCGGATGGCCAGGACATGGCCCAGCTGGGTCAGGCAGAGCACGGTGAAGACCTCGGTCTGCCAGTGGGCGGCCCCGGTGTTGAGGAGCCAGGCCTCCAGGCCCAGGACCACCGCGGCCATCACCAGCCCGACCCAGATGGCATGGGCGCCCAGGCCATGGGCGAAGATGCTCTCGTCGGGCCGGCGGGGCGGGCGGTCCATGATGTCGGACTCGGCGGGCTCGGCGGACAGGGCCAGGGCCGGCAGGCTGTCCGTGACCAGGTTGATCCACAGGATATGGATCGGCAGGAGCGGTATGGGCAGGCCCAGGAAGGGGGCCAGGAACAGGGTCCAGATCTCGCCGGCGTTGGTGGTGAGCAGGTATTTGACGAACTTGCGGATGTTGTCGTAGATCTTGCGGCCCTCCCGCACCGCCTTGACGATGGTGGCGAAGTTGTCGTCCAGGAGGATCATGGCGCTGGCCTCTTTCGAGACATCGGTGCCGGTTAGGCCCATGGCCACGCCGATGTCGGCCCGCTTCAGGGCCGGGGCGTCGTTGACGCCGTCGCCGGTCATGGCCACATAGTGGCCCCGCTCCTGGAGGGCGCGGACGATATCGAGCTTCTGCTCCGGTGCCACCCGGGCGTAGACCCGGATGCCCTCCACCCGGGCGGCCAAGTCCGCCGGCGGCATGGCCGCCAACTCCCGGCCGGTGACCACGCCGGCGCCGTCCGCAAGGATCGCCAGCCGCCGGGCGATGGCCCGGGCGGTGGCCGGGTGGTCGCCGGTGATCATCACCGGCCGGATGCCGGCGGAGCGGCAGAGGCGCACCGCCTCGGCCGCTTCCTGGCGGGGCGGGTCGAGGAGACCGGCCAGGCCCAGCATGGTCAGCTCTGTCTCCATGGTCTCCGGCGTCATGGCCGCGGGCAGCTCGGCCCAGAGCCGATAGCCCACCCCCAAGACCCGCAGGCCATCCGCCGCCATCCCGTCCGCCGCGGCCAGCAGGGCCGGCCGGTCCAGAGGCTGGAGGCCGCTGGCCAGCAGCACCGTAACCGCCCGCTCGGTGAGGGCCTCGGCGGCGCCTTTGGTCAGGGCGAGGAAGCGGGCGCCGGCGAGCCCGGACTGGCTGGCGAGGCCAGCCGGCAGCCGGTGGATGGTGGTCATGCATTTGCGCTCGCTGTCGAAGGGCAGCTCGGCCACCCGGGGCAGGAGCTTCTCCAACTCGCCGCGGGTGAGACCGTAGCGGGCGGCCAGGGCGGCCAGGGCGGTTTCGGTGGGGTCGCCCAGCAGCTCGCCGTTCTTGTCCGGGTGGGCATCGTTGCTCACCGCCAGGGCGGCCAAAAAGAGGGCCGGCGGTCGCTGCATCAGGCCGGTGGCCGCGGATTCCTGCCAGCGGGGCAGGCCCAGCTCGTCCACCCGGCCGCATCGGCCGTCCACCTGCGCCTCTTCCACGGTCATCCGGTTCAGGGTCAGGGTGCCGGTCTTGTCCGAGCAGATGTAGGTGACCGAGCCCAGGGTCTCCACCGCCGGCAGCTTGCGCACCAGGGCGCTCTGGCGCACCATCTTGCGGGCGCCCAGGGCCAGGGCGATGGTGACCACCGCCGGCAGGGCCTCGGGGATGGCGGCTACGGCCAGGGAGATGGCGGTGAGCAGCATCCGCACCGGCTCCTCGCCCCGCAGAAGACCGGCGGCAAAGACCACGCCGCAGATGACCAGGACCGCCATGGCCAGCCGCTTGCCGAAGGCGGCCAGTCTCTTTTGCAGCGGGGTCTTGGCCTCCGCGGTCTCCTGGAGCATGGCCGCGATCTTGCCCAGCTCGGTGGCCATGCCGGTGGCGGTCACCACGCCTTTGCCCCGGCCATGGGCGATAAAGGTGCCCTTGTAGGCCATGTTGCGCCGGTCGCCCACTGCCAGCTCCTGCTCCGGCAGGGCCGCGGTGTCCTTTTCCACCGCCTCGGACTCGCCGGTGAGGGCCGCCTCCTCCACCTTGAGGGTCGCCGCCTCCAGGAGCCGCAGGTCGGCAGGCACCACCCGGCCCGCTTCCAGGAGCACGATATCGCCGGGCACCAGATCGGTGGCTGGCACGTTGTGCGGACTGCCGTCCCGCAGGGCGACGGCGGCCGGTGCCGCCATCTGCTGCAGGGCCTCCATGGCCTTTTCGGCCCGGTACTCCTGCACGAAGCCCACCACCGCGTTGAGAATGACGATGGCCACGATGGCCACCGTGTCCACCGCCTCCCCCAGGGCGCCGGAGATCACCGCCGCCGCCACCAGGACCACGATCATGAAGTCCTTGAACTGGTCCAGGAGCATGGCGAGCGGCCCCCGGCGGCCCTTGTCCTGGAGCCGGTTGGGGCCGTGGGCCGCCAGGCGGCGGCCGGCCTCCTCCCGGGTGAGGCCGGCCGGGGAGGAGATCAGGGTGGCAAGGGCGTCGTCGCTGGTTTGGCAGTGCCAGGGCGTTTGCATGGGCATCAACGGGTCAGGGGGTGCAAGGAAGAGGGGAGGGGGCGAGTCGCGGCGTCAGGGCAGTATACTGGAGGCCCGGCCGGCGGGAAACAGGATCGCCACCGGGAGCCGGCGCGATTGGGGGGCCGAGACCGGAGCTGGTCCAGCCATCGTGCGGCGGTGTGGAACCGTGCTCTGCCGAGGCGCTGTCCCAGACCCGGCGTCTGAAGCGTCGCCCCGGGCAAGGCTCACCGGCCGCCCCCTTTCTTTGGGAGAAGTATCTACCAAATTTGGTAGATACTTCTCCCAAAATAGGGCTCGGCCAGCCTGTCGCTCCAGCAGGGGCTGGGCGAGAGCCTTGCCGGTCGCTATGAGCTCCTGCGCGCCTGGCATTGGGACCTCGCCGAGTGCCGGCAGGCCTTTGGCTGGGGCCTGGGGGAGTTTCTCAAATTCGGAGGCTATCCCGCCGCGGCGCTGCTGGCCGGGGAGCCCGCCCGCTGGCAGGCCTACATGCGGGACGCCATCATCGAGCCGGTGCTCATCCGGGACATCCTGGGGGTGGCCACGGTCAACAAGCCGGCCCTGTTCCGCCAGACCTTTGGTCTGGCCATGGGCTACCCGGCGCAAGAGGTGTCTTTGCAAAAGCTTCTCGGTCGCCTGCAGGAGACAGGAAACGTCACGACCATCAAGCATTATCTGGAGCTGCTGGAGGGCGACTTTCTGCTGCGGGTGCTGCCCAAATACAGTGGCTCCCAGATGCGGCAGCGGGCCTCCAGCCCGAAGCTTGTGCCCCTCAGCACCGCCCTTGTTCATGCCTTCCGCTCGCCGGCCGCCGTGGACAAGGATCCGGAGTGGCGGGGCCGCGTCCTGGAAGCAGCGGTGGGGGCGGCCCTGACGCGATCCCGGGGCAGTCTCTTCTATTGGCGGCAGGGTGGCCTGGAGGTGGACTACGTGCTGGACAGGGAGGGCGTGGTCTACGGGATCGAGATCAAGTCCGGCCGCCGGCGCTCGTCCCGGGGTCTGCCGGCGTTTCTGGACCGTTACCCGGGGGCGGTGCCGGTTATCGTCGAGCGGGCCAAGGCCGAGGAGCTGCTCGCCGCGCCGGATGTGGATGCGGTGCTGGCGGACGGCCGGTGACGACGCCAGGGGCACCGCCGGCATGGCCGGGGGCCCCTCTGAAAGGGTGATGGGCTCAGGCTGCCTGGCGGAATACCCGGGGTACGGCGGGCGGCCAGGTGAGCTGAGCGAGACGAGTCTGGTGGCGGATGGCCGCCGGACCGCCCTGTTGGCCCGGGCGGCTTTCGGCAGCCCCTTGTATCTGTGGGGCGAGTCCCTGGGCTGCGGGGTGGCCGCGGCCCTGGCGGCCGATCCAGAGCTGCGGCCCGAGGGGGTTGTGCTGCTCTTCCCTTGGGATTCGCTGGAAAACGAGGCGAAGGCCCAGTTCCCCTGGCTGCCGGTCAAGCCCTTCCTCCGGGACACCTACGACAACGTCGTCAACCTGGCCGGCTACCGGGGGCCGGTGGCGGTGATCATGGCCGGCCGGGACGAGGTGATCCCCAACCGGCTGACCAAGCGGCTGTTCGTGGCGCTCTCCCAGCCGAAGCGGCTCTGGGTGCTCGAGCAGGCGGGCCACAACGACTGGCCCCGCCGGCCCACCGAGGGGTGGTGGGACGAGGTCATGGGCTTTCTTGCGGCCAGCCCAGTGGCACCGTGACCACCGGGGCTGGCAGACCTCCTGCTCAGGACTTGTGCTCGGGCAGGGGCGCGGGCTCCACGGCGCAGGCCGCGGCCTGCTCGATGGGCCTTCTGCCGCCGCCCAGGCGCGCGGCGATTCCCGTGGCCAGCGCCAGCGCCAGCGCGCCGGCCGCAAGGAAGGGCGGGGTGAGGAGGTGGGCCGGCAGGCTCTGGTACAGGCCGAAGCAGCCGAAGGCCATGAAGAGGAGGGCGGCCACCCACTTGATGGCCTGCTCCGGGATCTTCTTGCCCAGAACCATGCCGAAGACGATGCCAAAGGCGTTCGAGACCATCATCCCCAGGGTGGTGCCCAGCCAGACCGTGAAGACGGCATGGTACTCGATGGCCAGAGAGATGGTGGCCATCTGGGTCTTGTCGCCCATCTCCGCCATGAAGAAGGCCACGAAGACCGTCCAGAAG
This window of the Thermodesulfobacteriota bacterium genome carries:
- a CDS encoding TMEM165/GDT1 family protein; the protein is MDAFLASLVFVVLAEMGDKTQLLAMAFACRFRWQTVMWAVFWATAANHLLAAAAGSTLACLIPLVVIQSVAAASFILFGLWTLRGDSLEGEDQGYRQSPFWTVFVAFFMAEMGDKTQMATISLAIEYHAVFTVWLGTTLGMMVSNAFGIVFGMVLGKKIPEQAIKWVAALLFMAFGCFGLYQSLPAHLLTPPFLAAGALALALATGIAARLGGGRRPIEQAAACAVEPAPLPEHKS
- a CDS encoding alpha/beta hydrolase, whose amino-acid sequence is MGSGCLAEYPGYGGRPGELSETSLVADGRRTALLARAAFGSPLYLWGESLGCGVAAALAADPELRPEGVVLLFPWDSLENEAKAQFPWLPVKPFLRDTYDNVVNLAGYRGPVAVIMAGRDEVIPNRLTKRLFVALSQPKRLWVLEQAGHNDWPRRPTEGWWDEVMGFLAASPVAP
- a CDS encoding cation-translocating P-type ATPase, whose translation is MQTPWHCQTSDDALATLISSPAGLTREEAGRRLAAHGPNRLQDKGRRGPLAMLLDQFKDFMIVVLVAAAVISGALGEAVDTVAIVAIVILNAVVGFVQEYRAEKAMEALQQMAAPAAVALRDGSPHNVPATDLVPGDIVLLEAGRVVPADLRLLEAATLKVEEAALTGESEAVEKDTAALPEQELAVGDRRNMAYKGTFIAHGRGKGVVTATGMATELGKIAAMLQETAEAKTPLQKRLAAFGKRLAMAVLVICGVVFAAGLLRGEEPVRMLLTAISLAVAAIPEALPAVVTIALALGARKMVRQSALVRKLPAVETLGSVTYICSDKTGTLTLNRMTVEEAQVDGRCGRVDELGLPRWQESAATGLMQRPPALFLAALAVSNDAHPDKNGELLGDPTETALAALAARYGLTRGELEKLLPRVAELPFDSERKCMTTIHRLPAGLASQSGLAGARFLALTKGAAEALTERAVTVLLASGLQPLDRPALLAAADGMAADGLRVLGVGYRLWAELPAAMTPETMETELTMLGLAGLLDPPRQEAAEAVRLCRSAGIRPVMITGDHPATARAIARRLAILADGAGVVTGRELAAMPPADLAARVEGIRVYARVAPEQKLDIVRALQERGHYVAMTGDGVNDAPALKRADIGVAMGLTGTDVSKEASAMILLDDNFATIVKAVREGRKIYDNIRKFVKYLLTTNAGEIWTLFLAPFLGLPIPLLPIHILWINLVTDSLPALALSAEPAESDIMDRPPRRPDESIFAHGLGAHAIWVGLVMAAVVLGLEAWLLNTGAAHWQTEVFTVLCLTQLGHVLAIRSEEQSLFRQGLRSNLFLLAAVAVTFGLQLATIYVPFLNQVFRTVPLSPADLGMTVLLSGVVFVAVELEKWVKRRRSRRRDARR
- a CDS encoding DUF4143 domain-containing protein: MRDAIIEPVLIRDILGVATVNKPALFRQTFGLAMGYPAQEVSLQKLLGRLQETGNVTTIKHYLELLEGDFLLRVLPKYSGSQMRQRASSPKLVPLSTALVHAFRSPAAVDKDPEWRGRVLEAAVGAALTRSRGSLFYWRQGGLEVDYVLDREGVVYGIEIKSGRRRSSRGLPAFLDRYPGAVPVIVERAKAEELLAAPDVDAVLADGR